One segment of Vibrio gazogenes DNA contains the following:
- a CDS encoding YecA family protein codes for MTYQLLNATELLTEESPLFIEGAILAANMACQPLEANLWMSALIAEEVTEVAEQALTAHYQQQYSALLHNQYAVSDFLDVANRDELADFAEGFMMIWPLPEQHWQTASVSDGTQRMLQALLTTLMLAIDESGTRQQMQEAGVEEPPYLTDMTGHLDMMIHEVACAADEQQSGARAHRVNPYKTVGRNDPCPCGSGKKFKQCCLQTE; via the coding sequence ATGACTTATCAATTGCTGAATGCAACTGAACTGCTGACGGAGGAATCTCCTCTTTTTATTGAAGGCGCGATCCTTGCGGCCAATATGGCCTGTCAGCCCCTAGAAGCGAACTTATGGATGTCTGCTCTGATTGCTGAAGAAGTCACTGAGGTGGCAGAACAAGCATTGACCGCACATTATCAGCAGCAGTATTCAGCATTGTTGCATAACCAATATGCAGTCAGTGATTTTCTGGATGTCGCGAATCGGGATGAGCTGGCTGATTTTGCGGAAGGATTTATGATGATATGGCCTCTTCCTGAACAGCATTGGCAGACGGCCTCCGTCTCTGATGGTACACAACGCATGCTACAGGCGTTGCTGACGACGCTGATGCTGGCGATTGATGAATCCGGGACGCGTCAGCAAATGCAGGAAGCCGGAGTAGAGGAACCGCCATATCTTACGGATATGACAGGTCATCTGGACATGATGATTCACGAAGTCGCTTGTGCTGCAGATGAACAGCAAAGTGGTGCCCGGGCACACCGGGTCAACCCGTATAAAACGGTCGGCAGAAATGATCCTTGTCCGTGCGGCAGCGGTAAAAAATTTAAACAGTGTTGCTTGCAAACCGAGTAA